A section of the Paenibacillus aurantius genome encodes:
- a CDS encoding class I SAM-dependent methyltransferase has product MDSKERFSNRVDTYVLYRPSYPKEALDYLYGPVGFTPESEIADIGAGTGIFSRLLLERGSRVLAVEPNGAMREAAEKTLGDEPRYQSVAATAEETGLPDGAVDHITCAQSFHWFDRTAARKEFHRILKPGGKVALIWNSRLTGGTPFLEGYESLLHRYGTDYEKVGHKNLSEATLASFFKEHSMQRVVFPYRQLFDLEGLRGRLASSSYTPAPGQPNHEPMMMALDDLFNRTQQDGTVSFDYETEIYWGEV; this is encoded by the coding sequence ATGGACAGCAAGGAAAGGTTCTCGAACCGGGTGGATACTTACGTGTTGTACCGCCCGAGCTATCCGAAGGAAGCGCTGGATTACCTATATGGGCCGGTCGGGTTTACGCCGGAGTCAGAGATCGCGGACATTGGGGCGGGAACGGGGATTTTCTCGCGTCTGCTGCTGGAGCGGGGAAGCCGCGTGCTCGCGGTGGAGCCGAACGGGGCCATGAGGGAAGCGGCGGAGAAAACGCTTGGGGACGAGCCGCGTTACCAATCGGTGGCAGCGACGGCGGAAGAGACGGGACTTCCCGACGGGGCTGTCGATCATATCACATGCGCTCAATCGTTTCACTGGTTTGACCGGACCGCGGCGCGGAAGGAATTTCACCGCATCTTGAAACCGGGCGGCAAGGTCGCCCTTATCTGGAATTCCCGGCTGACGGGCGGGACGCCTTTTCTGGAGGGCTATGAGTCGCTGCTTCACCGGTACGGAACGGACTATGAGAAGGTCGGGCACAAAAACCTTTCCGAAGCCACGCTCGCTTCCTTCTTCAAGGAACATTCCATGCAGAGGGTGGTTTTTCCTTACCGCCAGCTCTTTGACCTGGAAGGGCTTAGGGGACGGCTGGCGTCCTCCTCCTACACCCCCGCGCCGGGGCAGCCGAATCATGAGCCGATGATGATGGCCCTCGATGACCTGTTCAACCGGACGCAGCAGGATGGCACCGTTTCGTTCGACTACGAGACGGAAATTTATTGGGGAGAGGTTTAA
- a CDS encoding S1 family peptidase — protein MKKKMAISIVMASLLLSGVVAAYASENFVATTPQQVELKSEDLPLDSKQKLQLQYQAQYLDKIKDEVGFTFGNFSAFEEYGEIYIDNTDQIKFVVLLAKEDLKTNSLAQNLKKFIPADLLEFKKTNMSLNDLKNIQRNIESIREELKKDDTLIYSSYPDIQKQKVVLEVNGITAETKNKILNRFGSDNVNIGQEIHPSIQRTDNYGTLGGGIALNSSSCSTGAIGIKDTREFIITAGHCVNGDGGTEYQNTSVVGTDHHSALNSGTDVGLINITTSRYVSNAYFYGAEAKSNYDKKITSTSVGLLNELVCKSGVKTGTTCGVIKNTSQNITYASPYNVTVYDTVRIEKASGEIYENGGDSGGIVFGGYYNDKLYGIHIAGNHNPETGAPGNVGYYQKIQTIINTYNEATSPFSIYLSDTARLAN, from the coding sequence TTGAAGAAGAAAATGGCTATATCTATAGTAATGGCGAGTTTACTTTTAAGCGGAGTTGTAGCAGCTTATGCTTCGGAAAATTTTGTTGCAACAACACCACAACAAGTTGAATTAAAATCAGAAGATCTGCCACTTGATTCAAAGCAGAAACTTCAACTCCAGTACCAGGCTCAATATTTAGATAAAATCAAAGACGAAGTTGGATTTACGTTCGGCAATTTCTCAGCATTTGAAGAATATGGTGAGATTTACATCGATAATACTGATCAAATAAAGTTTGTAGTTCTTTTAGCTAAAGAAGATTTAAAGACCAATAGTTTAGCACAAAATCTAAAAAAGTTTATACCGGCTGACTTATTAGAATTTAAGAAGACCAATATGTCTTTGAATGATCTGAAGAACATTCAAAGAAATATAGAGTCTATTAGAGAAGAGTTGAAAAAAGACGATACTTTGATTTACTCCAGTTATCCTGACATTCAAAAGCAAAAGGTTGTATTGGAAGTAAACGGTATTACTGCTGAAACAAAAAATAAAATATTAAATAGATTTGGATCAGATAACGTAAATATAGGACAAGAAATTCATCCTAGCATTCAAAGAACCGATAATTATGGGACACTTGGTGGTGGGATAGCCCTTAATTCTAGTTCATGTTCTACTGGGGCAATCGGAATTAAGGACACTAGGGAGTTTATTATTACAGCTGGTCATTGCGTAAATGGTGATGGTGGGACGGAGTATCAGAATACATCTGTTGTGGGAACTGACCATCACTCGGCATTGAACTCAGGAACGGACGTTGGATTAATTAATATTACAACTTCACGTTATGTTAGCAATGCTTATTTTTATGGTGCTGAAGCAAAGAGTAATTACGATAAGAAAATAACTAGTACAAGTGTTGGGTTACTTAATGAATTAGTTTGTAAGTCAGGAGTGAAAACTGGTACAACTTGTGGAGTAATTAAAAATACTAGCCAGAATATAACTTATGCATCACCGTATAATGTTACTGTTTATGATACCGTTAGAATCGAAAAAGCATCAGGTGAAATATATGAAAATGGCGGAGACAGCGGTGGAATTGTGTTTGGAGGATACTACAACGACAAGTTATATGGGATTCATATAGCTGGAAATCACAACCCAGAAACTGGAGCACCGGGGAATGTTGGTTATTATCAAAAAATTCAAACAATTATTAATACCTATAATGAAGCTACAAGTCCATTCAGCATTTATTTATCAGATACAGCCAGACTTGCTAATTGA
- a CDS encoding GNAT family N-acetyltransferase, whose product MTNDTVYTITQDHQESDAKFISSQIDQFNLVKAPSAQVPSTETINLMVKDLEGRIVGGLLGSMNRFALYVSFLWVSEELRGQGYGSKLLEEVEGIVRAKGGKMIHLDTWSFQAPEFYKKQGFEIFGVLEGFPEGFKRYFLKKDLG is encoded by the coding sequence ATGACAAACGATACCGTCTATACCATTACCCAGGACCACCAGGAATCCGATGCCAAGTTCATCAGCAGCCAGATCGATCAATTCAATCTGGTCAAGGCACCGTCCGCGCAGGTTCCGTCTACGGAAACCATCAACCTGATGGTCAAAGACCTGGAAGGGCGGATCGTGGGCGGCCTTCTGGGAAGCATGAACCGGTTTGCTTTGTACGTTAGCTTCCTGTGGGTGAGCGAGGAGCTGAGGGGCCAAGGCTACGGCTCGAAATTACTGGAGGAAGTCGAAGGGATCGTGCGGGCCAAAGGCGGTAAAATGATCCATTTGGACACGTGGAGCTTCCAGGCTCCCGAGTTCTACAAAAAGCAGGGCTTTGAGATTTTTGGGGTTCTGGAAGGCTTTCCGGAAGGGTTTAAGAGATATTTCCTTAAAAAGGACCTTGGGTAA
- a CDS encoding alpha/beta fold hydrolase, with protein sequence MHESILRRNNVKLSGHGATPILFAPGFGCDQNMWRFVAPAFEQDYRVILFDYVGSGQSDRQAYDPDRYSTLEGYVHDVLDIVETLNLKEAIFVGHSVGAMIGLLASIREPERFRRLILVGPSPRYLNDLPDYFGGFKRKYLEELFDLMDQSFLGWAHFLAPTIMRNPERPELAQELEESFCATDPAIARRFAEATFYADNREDLPKVTVPSLILQCNRDQIAPVEVGRYMHRHLPGSTLKQMEATGHYPHVSHPDEIIRLIKKDLTLQALLQP encoded by the coding sequence ATGCACGAATCCATCCTTAGACGCAATAACGTAAAACTATCCGGGCACGGGGCCACGCCCATTCTGTTTGCCCCCGGCTTCGGATGCGACCAGAACATGTGGCGGTTCGTCGCCCCCGCCTTCGAGCAGGACTACCGCGTAATCCTTTTCGATTATGTAGGCTCCGGCCAGTCGGACCGGCAGGCTTACGACCCCGACCGCTACAGCACCCTGGAGGGATATGTTCATGATGTGCTCGACATCGTCGAAACGTTGAACCTGAAGGAAGCCATTTTCGTCGGCCACTCCGTCGGCGCCATGATTGGGCTTCTCGCGTCCATTCGGGAGCCCGAGCGGTTCCGCCGGCTGATTCTGGTCGGCCCTTCCCCGCGGTACCTCAATGACCTGCCGGACTATTTCGGAGGCTTCAAACGGAAATACCTGGAGGAGCTTTTTGACCTGATGGACCAGAGTTTCCTGGGGTGGGCTCATTTTCTTGCTCCCACCATCATGAGGAACCCGGAGCGGCCCGAGCTGGCTCAGGAGCTCGAGGAAAGCTTCTGTGCTACGGATCCCGCCATCGCCCGCCGGTTTGCGGAGGCGACCTTCTATGCGGACAACCGGGAGGATCTGCCGAAGGTGACCGTCCCCTCCCTTATTCTCCAATGCAACCGGGACCAGATCGCCCCGGTGGAGGTAGGCCGCTACATGCACCGCCACCTTCCGGGCAGCACGCTGAAGCAGATGGAGGCCACCGGGCACTACCCGCACGTTAGCCATCCCGACGAAATCATCCGGCTGATCAAGAAGGATTTGACCCTTCAAGCTCTGCTCCAACCGTAA